One stretch of Pontiella desulfatans DNA includes these proteins:
- a CDS encoding sulfatase, with amino-acid sequence MSLFKKVVILLSVIGGLLTVSSQASTAVWQGNAGNWSDSNWLVAGVSNQTLSSTISDQVSIGIGSVTNAGDLIAAVGGTLAGQNLTVAGNAVLNIGGVLDFGAGNGNTRTLDFTITNSAQVTMSYLQLKTKNLNLSDLEFAGGSLVLTDSNSIRGGNFPAQNVNITAGVGEFTITANSTLAGKELSTKIGSDLFKLDGTRITVAATGSDVAALNAELTTMVVNGKYLQVSEGAGTQTLNILAAVDGLVTTVITNFPSSTLAENPNAGGVDSTAVSATATKGQSFTLPSSASIDSFVFEVGSVTTTGSYTLAVYRSMDGLPWMLDSIYSETGTLPDGLAGGDLVQIDLPSAFDVVRGSYTVALSGVGGTDISLNYSTNAVYPAGAASRETPATNGWEPLANPDGDLIFAVLGSQDAPLPDAPTNAPNIVFILTDDLGWTDIQTGTNGPNALAGVNYGSDFYQTPNLARLAAEGLSFTHCFAQPNCAPTRAAILSGQYPARSGNGVYVVDQLARPDNSEKPTRFVPPAQREDIPAGHVISAEVLQTGGYLTAHLGKYHVGNHEGGQSTMPENQGYDFNFGGNSNGGPGAYHASGQLFGTRIGPGMDAYAKDYSAAYIDNVLAPMTNFNDPSVLEDGNKHVEDSLGDAAIAFMDDHRKGAMSARPFYLQLHNYAVHSPTDNVQARADLLAKYAGLPDGTYHGGNSYAAIVENMDQTIGRVLNYLDDPNGDGNTSDSIAANTLVIFTSDNGGYIGPTDNDPLRHHKGSFYNGGLRVPLIARQPGTIPAGVQTDTLVHSVDFYPTLIEAAGMAMPGGITFDGTSFASHIQNPEANPRDREPIFYHFPGYLDQRARPCDVIIKRVDDVDYKLIYTYDPDYTGNPTATEDVEEGLDALANPWELYRYSDDLSETNDLLNSSYSNWLLYGDIAYAMAGELFTWLDQDTPDWNARKLKDRDTNLDIGYPDSSSLPTVVPSPGEEFKVTDFTVDTGAGETTVIFNSEAGFSYRVQASANLVAWETLQTLMATASETVEVVVAETDGKRFFRVVLFD; translated from the coding sequence ATGAGTTTATTTAAGAAAGTCGTGATTCTGTTGAGTGTGATCGGCGGATTGCTGACGGTTTCCAGTCAGGCATCGACCGCTGTTTGGCAGGGGAATGCGGGCAACTGGTCGGATTCCAACTGGCTGGTTGCCGGAGTGTCGAACCAGACTCTTTCCTCCACCATTTCCGATCAGGTAAGCATCGGCATCGGCAGCGTCACGAATGCCGGCGATCTCATTGCGGCGGTGGGCGGAACGCTTGCCGGCCAGAACCTGACGGTCGCTGGAAACGCCGTGCTGAATATAGGCGGCGTCCTTGATTTCGGGGCGGGCAACGGCAATACCCGAACGCTGGACTTCACCATAACCAATTCAGCGCAGGTGACCATGAGCTACCTCCAACTGAAAACCAAGAATCTGAACCTCTCCGATTTGGAGTTTGCCGGCGGCTCGCTGGTGCTGACCGATTCCAACTCGATCCGCGGGGGGAATTTCCCGGCCCAGAATGTCAACATAACGGCGGGGGTCGGTGAATTCACCATTACCGCCAACTCAACGCTGGCCGGGAAGGAACTCTCGACCAAGATCGGCTCCGACCTGTTCAAGCTCGACGGCACACGGATTACGGTCGCCGCAACCGGCAGCGATGTTGCGGCGCTGAATGCCGAGCTGACCACCATGGTGGTCAATGGAAAGTATCTTCAGGTTTCGGAAGGTGCGGGCACCCAGACCCTGAATATCCTTGCGGCAGTAGACGGTTTGGTCACCACCGTCATTACCAACTTTCCCTCCTCAACGCTTGCTGAAAATCCCAATGCCGGAGGTGTCGATAGCACGGCGGTCAGCGCGACCGCTACGAAGGGGCAGAGCTTTACGCTGCCGTCAAGTGCATCGATCGATAGCTTTGTCTTCGAGGTTGGAAGTGTGACCACGACCGGAAGCTATACGCTTGCCGTATACCGGTCGATGGACGGGCTTCCGTGGATGCTCGATTCCATCTATTCGGAAACCGGCACGTTGCCCGACGGACTCGCAGGCGGCGACCTGGTCCAGATCGACCTGCCTTCGGCGTTCGATGTTGTGCGCGGTTCTTACACGGTTGCGCTGAGCGGGGTGGGCGGCACGGATATCAGCCTGAACTATTCCACAAACGCGGTCTATCCGGCTGGTGCGGCGTCGCGCGAAACGCCGGCCACCAACGGATGGGAGCCCTTGGCCAATCCGGACGGCGATCTGATTTTTGCCGTGCTTGGGTCGCAGGATGCGCCGTTGCCTGATGCGCCGACCAATGCGCCCAACATTGTATTCATCCTGACCGACGACCTCGGCTGGACCGACATCCAGACCGGCACCAACGGGCCTAACGCCCTGGCGGGCGTGAATTATGGTTCCGACTTTTACCAGACGCCCAACCTGGCGCGACTGGCGGCGGAAGGACTCTCCTTTACACACTGCTTCGCCCAGCCCAACTGCGCGCCGACCCGTGCGGCCATTCTTTCGGGGCAATATCCTGCCCGTTCAGGAAACGGTGTCTATGTGGTTGATCAGCTGGCCCGCCCGGATAACAGTGAAAAACCCACCCGGTTTGTTCCGCCGGCCCAGCGCGAGGATATTCCGGCCGGCCATGTCATTTCCGCCGAAGTCCTGCAGACCGGAGGATATTTGACGGCGCATCTCGGGAAATATCACGTTGGCAACCATGAGGGCGGTCAGTCAACCATGCCGGAAAACCAGGGCTATGATTTTAATTTTGGCGGCAACAGCAACGGTGGGCCGGGCGCCTACCATGCCAGCGGTCAACTGTTTGGAACAAGAATAGGCCCGGGCATGGATGCCTATGCCAAAGATTATTCGGCGGCATATATTGATAATGTGCTTGCTCCGATGACGAATTTTAATGATCCGAGTGTGCTGGAGGATGGCAATAAACATGTGGAAGACAGTCTCGGTGACGCCGCAATCGCCTTCATGGATGATCATCGCAAGGGCGCCATGTCTGCGCGGCCGTTCTATCTGCAGCTGCACAACTATGCCGTGCACAGTCCGACCGACAACGTGCAGGCGCGCGCCGACCTGCTGGCAAAATATGCAGGACTGCCGGATGGCACCTATCACGGGGGTAATTCCTACGCCGCCATTGTTGAAAATATGGACCAGACGATCGGCCGCGTTCTCAACTATCTCGACGATCCGAACGGGGACGGCAACACGTCGGATTCGATCGCCGCCAACACGCTCGTGATCTTCACCTCTGACAACGGCGGCTATATCGGCCCCACGGACAACGACCCGTTGCGCCACCATAAAGGCTCGTTCTACAACGGCGGTCTGCGCGTTCCGCTGATTGCCCGTCAGCCGGGCACCATTCCCGCGGGCGTGCAAACGGATACGCTGGTGCATTCCGTCGATTTCTATCCGACGCTCATTGAGGCAGCCGGGATGGCCATGCCGGGGGGCATCACGTTTGACGGGACTTCGTTTGCGTCGCACATACAGAATCCGGAAGCGAATCCGCGTGACCGCGAACCGATCTTCTACCATTTTCCCGGCTACCTCGATCAGCGCGCCCGGCCCTGCGATGTCATTATCAAGCGGGTGGACGATGTGGACTACAAACTCATCTATACCTACGACCCGGACTATACCGGCAACCCCACCGCCACCGAAGATGTGGAGGAGGGACTCGATGCGCTGGCCAATCCATGGGAACTCTACCGCTATTCCGATGATCTTTCGGAAACGAACGACCTGTTGAACAGCTCCTATTCAAACTGGCTGCTCTATGGCGATATCGCCTATGCGATGGCCGGTGAGCTGTTCACGTGGCTCGATCAGGATACGCCGGACTGGAATGCCAGGAAGCTGAAGGATCGCGATACCAACCTCGATATCGGCTATCCCGACAGCAGCTCGCTGCCGACGGTTGTGCCGTCGCCCGGCGAGGAATTCAAGGTGACCGATTTTACCGTTGATACCGGCGCAGGGGAAACCACGGTAATCTTCAATTCGGAAGCTGGATTCAGCTATAGGGTCCAGGCCTCCGCCAATCTGGTGGCCTGGGAAACGCTGCAGACGCTTATGGCGACTGCTTCCGAAACGGTTGAGGTGGTGGTGGCTGAAACGGATGGAAAACGCTTTTTTCGTGTGGTGCTTTTTGATTAG
- a CDS encoding sulfatase-like hydrolase/transferase gives MLRKLTFIFLASVAAVSAQPNIIFILTDDLGYGDLGVLYQNTKSGTKKVVTPSLDRMAGEGMILDRHYCPAPVCAPSRGSLLSGQHQGHANVRDRQFDKAIDDNHTLASTLKAAGYYTAIIGKYGLQGSGSSPATWPAYPTKRGFDYFYGYPDHAAGHQHYPANSWPIGNSSAHRSPKKLYENDAEISAQLDKCYTTDLFTARAKKMIVDETTGNPSRPFFLYLAYDTPHAALQLPTVEYPTGKGVGGGLQWNGISNNMINTATGTIDSYVDPLYSGRDWPDTHERIATMVTRIDHCVGDILQTLEDLNIADNTIVVFSSDNGPHKESYISGANYAPTAFQSYGPFEGIKEDCYEGGSRMPTFAWGPSNVVGGVVNHAPSQFHDWMPTFCDYAGITAPARTDGVSLVPTLSGSGTQQVSTVYIEYNPSGSMPTYADFPNHGGTSRKQSQAIYLDGYKGIRNNIGSHAADFRIYDTLTDLAEGTNLAGTTAYFIDLQQRMKDKVLRIRQPNSSASRPYDSELVPPVAAAVENGLEVKTYEGSWSWVPEFEEMVHTGTNAVTGISTAHLSRSTDAGLLYTGFIKVPADGTWTFYNTSDEGIILRIHDSLVNDDDFNHTGAEKSGTIKLKAGLHPFRLYYRTAASAPVLNFKWEGPGTAKAEIPDSALFRPGNLPPGPPVATDDSAVTAGSTSVLINALANDFDDGTPAVLSITEPGHPLAGTAVLESGQIRYTPNAGFFGTDRFPYTISDGQDSTSGTIAVEVYVAPVEPWFPLNESSGRTVAEAGGFVAGTHSGFADSEAAHIVGQYGNALTFDGVDDQVNLSGITLPSGSSARTVSAWVRVSATSGVELQTFFGYGQNNTGQRFSCRLDTATPANQRLRLEVSGGFITGTTTINDGSWHHVAVVVDDFNGDDSVNVNEARLYVDGLLEPISSAGARVINTSASGIPVIGGSSHADNHNFKGDIDEVQIFNSAKTGPEIAALAGRTVAQADGSLWFYRNLGNAEPTVNDWNTDGNGDGYSHYLVYALGGSPHWFESSMLPYLESGPGRLDYYYNRRLALDPTGYVPESTTNLVDPAWLPVAGAIAAPHPELDDYEVVVTEISTTETNRFIRLRISMD, from the coding sequence ATGTTACGTAAGCTCACCTTTATTTTTCTGGCTTCCGTCGCTGCCGTTTCGGCGCAGCCCAACATTATCTTCATTCTGACCGACGACCTTGGCTATGGGGATTTAGGCGTGCTTTATCAAAATACAAAGAGCGGCACGAAGAAGGTCGTTACACCGAGTTTGGACCGCATGGCCGGGGAGGGGATGATTCTCGATCGACACTACTGCCCGGCACCGGTTTGTGCGCCCTCGCGCGGGTCTCTGCTCAGCGGGCAGCATCAGGGACACGCCAATGTGCGCGACCGCCAGTTTGATAAGGCGATCGACGATAACCATACCCTCGCCAGCACCCTGAAAGCCGCGGGATACTATACTGCGATAATCGGCAAATACGGATTGCAGGGTAGCGGGAGCTCACCCGCCACCTGGCCGGCTTATCCCACTAAGCGCGGTTTCGATTATTTCTACGGCTATCCCGATCATGCCGCTGGTCACCAGCACTATCCGGCGAATTCATGGCCTATCGGAAACTCGTCGGCCCACCGCAGCCCGAAGAAGCTTTATGAAAATGATGCGGAGATTTCTGCGCAACTCGATAAATGCTACACGACCGATCTCTTTACCGCGCGTGCCAAAAAGATGATTGTCGACGAGACAACCGGAAACCCGTCGCGGCCCTTCTTTCTTTACCTGGCCTACGATACCCCGCACGCTGCACTCCAGCTGCCTACCGTGGAATATCCGACAGGAAAAGGGGTTGGCGGCGGTCTCCAGTGGAATGGTATTTCCAATAATATGATCAATACGGCGACCGGAACGATCGACAGCTATGTTGACCCGCTCTATTCCGGTCGGGACTGGCCCGATACCCATGAACGTATTGCCACGATGGTGACCCGCATCGATCACTGCGTCGGGGATATTCTCCAGACCCTGGAAGATTTAAATATCGCGGATAATACCATTGTCGTATTCAGTTCGGATAATGGGCCGCATAAGGAAAGTTATATCAGCGGGGCCAATTATGCTCCCACCGCCTTCCAATCCTATGGTCCGTTCGAGGGCATCAAGGAGGATTGCTATGAAGGTGGAAGCCGGATGCCGACCTTTGCCTGGGGGCCTTCCAATGTGGTTGGCGGTGTCGTCAATCATGCGCCCTCCCAGTTTCACGACTGGATGCCCACCTTTTGCGACTATGCCGGCATCACTGCGCCGGCCCGCACCGACGGGGTGTCGCTGGTGCCCACCCTGAGCGGCAGCGGTACACAGCAGGTAAGCACGGTTTACATTGAATATAATCCATCCGGCAGTATGCCGACCTATGCGGACTTTCCGAATCATGGCGGCACCTCGCGCAAGCAATCACAGGCCATCTATCTCGACGGCTACAAAGGCATCCGCAACAACATTGGTTCGCATGCGGCGGATTTCAGAATTTACGACACGCTCACCGATCTGGCGGAAGGAACCAATCTGGCCGGAACCACGGCCTATTTTATTGATCTTCAGCAACGCATGAAGGACAAGGTGCTGCGTATCCGCCAGCCGAACTCATCGGCTTCCCGACCTTATGATAGCGAACTGGTTCCGCCCGTTGCAGCTGCGGTGGAAAACGGGCTGGAGGTAAAGACCTATGAAGGGAGCTGGAGCTGGGTACCCGAGTTTGAAGAGATGGTGCATACGGGCACGAATGCCGTGACTGGAATTTCTACCGCTCACCTCAGCCGGAGCACCGACGCCGGGCTGCTCTATACCGGTTTCATCAAGGTGCCCGCCGACGGCACCTGGACGTTTTACAATACATCGGACGAAGGCATCATCCTGCGCATTCACGACAGTCTGGTGAATGACGACGACTTCAATCACACCGGCGCCGAAAAATCGGGCACCATTAAGCTTAAGGCAGGATTGCATCCATTTCGTCTCTACTATCGCACGGCCGCATCCGCGCCGGTGCTGAATTTTAAGTGGGAAGGGCCGGGAACGGCCAAGGCCGAAATTCCGGACAGTGCGCTGTTCCGGCCGGGTAACCTTCCGCCGGGGCCACCGGTGGCCACGGACGATTCAGCCGTCACGGCCGGATCCACTTCGGTTCTGATCAATGCGTTGGCCAACGACTTTGATGACGGTACGCCTGCGGTCCTATCCATCACTGAGCCGGGCCATCCGTTGGCCGGTACGGCGGTGCTCGAATCCGGACAGATCCGCTATACCCCGAATGCGGGATTCTTCGGCACCGACCGTTTTCCCTATACCATCAGCGACGGGCAGGACAGCACCAGTGGAACCATTGCGGTGGAGGTCTATGTCGCCCCGGTTGAACCCTGGTTCCCGCTCAACGAATCCAGCGGTCGCACCGTGGCCGAAGCGGGCGGTTTCGTTGCAGGTACTCATTCCGGATTTGCCGACAGTGAAGCCGCACATATTGTTGGGCAATATGGCAATGCGCTGACGTTCGACGGCGTGGATGATCAGGTCAATCTCTCCGGCATCACCCTGCCTTCCGGCAGCAGCGCCCGCACGGTCAGCGCCTGGGTCCGGGTGTCCGCCACCAGCGGTGTGGAGCTGCAGACCTTTTTCGGCTATGGTCAGAATAATACCGGGCAGCGCTTCAGCTGCCGTCTCGACACGGCGACTCCCGCCAATCAACGACTTCGTCTGGAAGTGTCAGGCGGATTCATTACCGGTACCACCACCATCAATGACGGTAGCTGGCATCATGTTGCGGTGGTGGTTGACGACTTTAACGGTGACGATTCGGTGAACGTCAATGAGGCCAGGCTCTATGTCGATGGGCTGCTGGAACCCATCAGCAGTGCCGGGGCGCGGGTGATCAATACCAGTGCGTCAGGGATTCCGGTCATCGGCGGTTCCAGTCATGCCGATAATCACAATTTTAAAGGTGATATCGATGAGGTTCAAATCTTCAACAGCGCGAAGACCGGTCCAGAGATTGCAGCACTTGCTGGCCGAACGGTTGCACAGGCCGATGGATCCCTCTGGTTTTATCGGAATCTGGGTAATGCTGAACCGACGGTGAACGATTGGAATACGGATGGAAACGGCGATGGCTATAGCCATTATCTTGTCTATGCCCTCGGTGGATCACCTCATTGGTTTGAGTCCTCCATGCTTCCGTATTTAGAATCGGGGCCGGGCCGACTCGACTATTACTATAACCGTCGTCTTGCACTGGATCCGACCGGTTACGTGCCGGAGAGCACAACCAATCTGGTCGATCCGGCCTGGTTGCCGGTCGCAGGTGCAATTGCGGCCCCTCATCCGGAACTTGATGACTACGAAGTGGTCGTTACCGAAATCTCAACGACGGAGACCAACCGGTTCATTCGGTTGCGCATTTCAATGGATTAA
- a CDS encoding endonuclease/exonuclease/phosphatase family protein, whose amino-acid sequence MKTKKMIILAVLGALSAGPAFGQATELKVMTFNILQSGKKCDEIGSTSPLLNKNRYQDIANVIIESGADVVGITEPNTANPDPILGFLQATNSDWQKLGKVYAKYPITPDPLNPNTGDDDSYAYQVKVGVNRYVYIHVAHWHPKHEGIREIQERMIAGTVPSDLEVFEQEILGKVSTQSAYNHTLARAQPHIDAGRPVFVMGDFNASSHEDWTADYVANGMDRWCGNPTNNPPLNFEIEWRGSRTLVDGGLSDAYRAVWPDPVTKPGFTWTPPYANDTGGRRPYDDYASNPKCNMLDRIDWLLFAGSNVAVSAAAVVGENPANPEHDGKSKIVPEIQYSGSWPSDHRAVLGVFSIPEDTGPAIELTEPVIPTRLSTDFISDIAQIEGDADPATLGSWSADSGTFDAGQLVLNSNGTFTVSFNDAQFDRWAHTGVLDGDTGWTIEACIRIDDEGSTGGDVGVFDIQSRSSDGGTSPWIYLRPDGIGHRVSGNDAGLLYATNLMDGAFHTFRVATRAEVGHMLWLDGEVVAEWTGNDVVNNKRFFLGRNGGNTVDDGTVTVDYVRVDSTGFYAPPFVPYITSIARDGQHMVLRWRAKMGHRFNLQYTDRLIDPAWSNAVSILSETNGVIEGIDSNFTGSARFYRVGSIPEE is encoded by the coding sequence ATGAAAACAAAAAAAATGATTATTTTGGCCGTGCTGGGTGCGCTATCGGCCGGGCCGGCTTTTGGTCAGGCAACGGAACTGAAGGTGATGACTTTCAATATTCTGCAATCGGGTAAGAAATGTGATGAAATCGGTAGCACGTCGCCGTTGCTCAACAAGAATCGCTATCAGGACATCGCGAACGTAATCATTGAGTCGGGCGCGGATGTTGTGGGGATAACAGAACCCAATACCGCCAATCCTGATCCGATTCTCGGATTTTTGCAGGCGACGAATTCCGATTGGCAGAAGCTCGGTAAGGTGTACGCCAAGTATCCGATCACACCCGACCCGCTGAATCCAAACACCGGAGATGATGATTCGTATGCCTATCAGGTGAAAGTCGGGGTGAATCGTTATGTGTATATCCATGTAGCGCACTGGCACCCGAAACATGAGGGCATCCGCGAAATCCAGGAGCGTATGATTGCGGGCACGGTTCCAAGCGATCTGGAGGTTTTTGAGCAGGAGATTCTGGGCAAGGTCAGTACGCAGAGCGCGTATAACCACACGCTCGCCCGCGCGCAGCCGCACATTGATGCGGGGCGTCCGGTTTTTGTGATGGGCGATTTTAATGCGTCATCGCACGAGGACTGGACCGCGGATTATGTTGCGAACGGGATGGATCGCTGGTGCGGGAATCCGACGAATAATCCGCCGCTTAATTTTGAGATTGAATGGCGCGGCTCCAGGACGCTGGTTGATGGCGGCCTTTCGGATGCGTACCGCGCTGTCTGGCCCGATCCGGTCACCAAGCCGGGCTTCACGTGGACGCCGCCGTACGCCAACGACACGGGCGGACGCCGGCCTTACGATGATTACGCAAGCAATCCAAAATGTAATATGCTCGACCGGATCGACTGGCTGCTGTTTGCGGGTAGTAATGTGGCGGTTTCTGCGGCGGCGGTGGTCGGCGAAAATCCAGCGAATCCGGAACACGATGGTAAATCAAAAATTGTTCCGGAAATTCAGTATTCCGGTTCGTGGCCGTCGGACCATCGCGCCGTACTCGGCGTTTTCAGTATTCCGGAAGATACCGGCCCGGCTATTGAACTGACTGAGCCCGTGATTCCGACGCGCCTGTCGACGGACTTTATCAGCGATATTGCGCAGATTGAAGGGGATGCCGATCCGGCGACGCTGGGTTCGTGGAGTGCGGATTCGGGCACGTTCGATGCGGGGCAGCTGGTGTTAAACAGCAACGGAACGTTTACGGTTTCGTTTAATGACGCGCAGTTTGATCGCTGGGCGCATACGGGCGTGCTCGACGGCGACACGGGGTGGACGATTGAGGCGTGCATTCGTATCGATGATGAGGGTTCGACCGGTGGCGATGTCGGCGTGTTCGATATTCAGTCGCGCTCGTCAGACGGCGGAACGTCGCCGTGGATTTATCTGCGCCCGGACGGGATCGGGCATCGTGTGAGCGGTAACGATGCCGGCCTGCTTTATGCGACGAATCTAATGGACGGCGCTTTTCACACGTTTCGCGTGGCGACGCGGGCGGAGGTCGGGCATATGCTTTGGCTGGACGGAGAGGTGGTGGCGGAGTGGACGGGGAATGATGTCGTGAATAATAAACGCTTTTTCCTCGGCCGCAACGGCGGCAATACGGTGGATGATGGAACGGTGACGGTTGATTATGTCCGTGTTGATTCGACCGGGTTCTATGCGCCGCCGTTCGTGCCGTACATCACCTCGATTGCGCGGGATGGGCAGCACATGGTTCTTCGCTGGCGCGCAAAAATGGGACACCGTTTTAACCTGCAATATACCGACCGCTTGATTGATCCGGCATGGAGCAATGCCGTGAGCATCTTGTCCGAAACAAACGGAGTGATTGAGGGGATCGACAGCAACTTCACCGGCTCGGCCCGCTTTTATCGGGTTGGTTCGATTCCGGAGGAGTGA
- a CDS encoding alpha-L-fucosidase yields MIRTALVAGALAVASMGLAEKYEPNWDSLREHHVPQWAKDAKFGVYAHWGLYSVVGGWDVNKNWANSIACAYQAIYRPGMTDKKREFEKHVGKVEQGVGYIDLAKQFKAENFDPAAWADLMKRSGARYAGICAIHHDGYAMWDSDVMDFCAGKLGPRRDLLGEIMKEIEKRGMKTMTSFHHGRTYRQFSSIRKNLESSPEQAKADLLDPSLRNYYWFMGEEDYFAKARYDMTKEVIDKYKPDVLWFDGGGGGYGTERILADFFNMAEKEGKDVCVHNKGNFGKNFGLYSYENGYKRPLFVNWPWEDDTPSAVGWCDWPWQKGMEYKKPRDLVVRLCDLVARNGGLLVSMNPRPDGTLDQGQVDLLEGIGKWLGQNGDAIYDTVPWKIFAEGHTEMLEYFQYTDKGAPSRGIQPDPKKLDHTDVRFTRNGDKLYATVLGVPPSGTATIKSLSTATEISTVNKIKSIRLLGSDAKLEWERTADALEIKLPKKAPNEWALAFEIQAEGELDKSEPPYDEKLMTLPKQT; encoded by the coding sequence ATGATTAGAACTGCGTTGGTAGCCGGTGCGCTGGCCGTGGCAAGCATGGGGCTTGCCGAAAAATATGAGCCGAACTGGGACTCTCTGCGCGAGCACCATGTGCCGCAATGGGCGAAGGATGCCAAGTTCGGGGTCTATGCCCACTGGGGACTCTATTCCGTCGTCGGCGGCTGGGACGTGAATAAAAACTGGGCCAACAGTATCGCCTGCGCCTACCAGGCCATCTACCGCCCGGGGATGACCGACAAGAAGCGCGAGTTCGAGAAGCACGTAGGCAAGGTGGAGCAAGGCGTCGGCTACATCGATTTGGCAAAGCAGTTCAAGGCCGAAAACTTCGATCCGGCCGCCTGGGCGGATCTGATGAAGCGTTCCGGCGCGCGTTACGCCGGCATCTGCGCGATCCACCACGACGGCTATGCCATGTGGGACAGCGATGTAATGGATTTCTGCGCGGGCAAGCTGGGCCCGCGCCGCGACCTGCTCGGCGAAATCATGAAAGAGATCGAAAAGCGCGGCATGAAAACCATGACTTCGTTCCATCATGGGCGCACCTACCGGCAGTTTTCCAGCATTCGGAAAAATCTGGAAAGCTCGCCGGAACAGGCGAAGGCCGACCTGCTCGACCCAAGCCTGCGGAACTATTACTGGTTCATGGGCGAAGAGGACTATTTCGCGAAAGCCCGCTACGACATGACCAAGGAGGTGATTGATAAGTATAAGCCCGACGTCCTTTGGTTCGATGGCGGCGGAGGTGGCTATGGCACAGAGCGCATACTCGCGGACTTCTTCAATATGGCCGAAAAAGAAGGCAAAGATGTTTGCGTCCACAACAAAGGTAACTTCGGGAAAAACTTCGGGCTCTATTCCTACGAAAACGGCTACAAGCGCCCGCTCTTCGTCAACTGGCCGTGGGAAGACGACACCCCGTCGGCCGTGGGCTGGTGCGACTGGCCATGGCAGAAGGGCATGGAATACAAGAAGCCGCGCGATCTTGTTGTTCGGTTGTGCGACCTCGTGGCGCGCAACGGCGGCCTGCTGGTTTCCATGAACCCGCGTCCCGACGGCACGCTCGACCAGGGGCAGGTCGACCTGCTCGAAGGCATCGGGAAATGGCTCGGCCAGAACGGCGACGCCATCTACGACACCGTGCCGTGGAAGATCTTCGCGGAAGGCCACACGGAAATGTTGGAATATTTCCAATATACCGATAAAGGCGCTCCTTCCCGCGGCATTCAGCCGGATCCGAAAAAACTGGATCACACCGATGTCCGCTTCACCCGCAACGGCGACAAGCTCTACGCCACCGTGCTCGGCGTTCCGCCTTCCGGCACCGCGACGATCAAGTCGCTTTCGACCGCGACGGAAATTTCGACCGTCAACAAAATAAAATCCATCAGGCTCCTCGGTTCCGATGCAAAGCTGGAGTGGGAGCGCACGGCCGACGCGCTGGAAATCAAATTGCCGAAGAAAGCGCCGAACGAGTGGGCGCTGGCCTTCGAGATCCAGGCCGAGGGCGAACTCGACAAGAGCGAACCGCCCTACGACGAAAAGCTGATGACGCTTCCAAAGCAAACCTAG